The sequence below is a genomic window from Lolium perenne isolate Kyuss_39 chromosome 4, Kyuss_2.0, whole genome shotgun sequence.
CTGACTTTCTTCGCTAAGAGTATTAGTTTTATGGCATTCCGGGTTGGAGATATATCCTTTGGACTAAATTTATTCCAATACAATAAGCTGGTTCTGGATTTCATTGCGGAAAACTCAGCCTCCATTTGCTTGTTTGGAGCTGTAAGGAAATGTTTCTGGATGGTGCAGTTTTTTCTCTATGTATAGTAGACTATTCATGTGTTTCTTTAAGCATGTAACGCTTATGTTTTGTTTCATTAGCGGAAGCAGGTTGTCTTCCGGGCTCTTAAGGAACATGCATGCCTCGAGCTTATCTCTTAAAATACTTACCTTTCAAGGAAAATACATCGGTGCACATGGGTGCCAGGACACCTATACATGGAAAAAAAATCAGTAATTCAAAAAAGGCCAAAAGAAATtcaaatctttttttttttgaatcaaAGATGATCATGTGTTGTAAAACAAACTTGAAACACCCTACGTACAAGTACTATTCACGCTATATTCGTCATAAATTTGTTTTTTTCCCTGATGTAAATATGAATCATTGCGTGGCCAAACAATTTTATGCAAGTACAATACTTGATCATCTTTGATTCCCAAAAAAAATCAGGTTTTTTTTGACTTTATTGGAAATTACTATTTTTTTTGGGTGCATATAGGGTGCTGTGGCACCCGAGAGCCAAAAATTCCCGTCCTTCCTGGAAAATACATTGTTGCACTACCTTTCAAATGTATCATTTAAACTGTTGACCTCATTCAATGTTGTTGATGTCCGCACCACATTTACTTTACTGAGAGAAATCTATGTTGGAGTGCTTTTTATTGATTTTCACTCCAGTTTCTGCTTTCAGTGCACATCATTTTTTATTTGCTCTTTTATCTATGTCTGTCGTGAAATATGTGATTCATGGAATAATTCAATGAACATTTGTACGTACCTTGCTACCATACTTGGTGTCCTAAACAAGATGTTTGTGCATCTTTGCAGAAGAAAAGCAACACCCCTGATTACCAGAACAGATGCGTACTGCGTCTCATTCTCTACCATGTCTGCGTGAACTTGCCCGTCATGATTCTCTCATACCCCGCCTTTAAGTTCATGGGGCTGAGGAGCTCTCTTCCTCTGCCACACTGGTATTGTATTTAATGTCCTTTCTCCAGCAAAAGTAGGCCAACTACCAATATTCTTTTCATCTAAGAATGTTAAAGATGAAAGCAGCAGGATAGTCAAGACTCAAGTGGAAATTGAAACTGTTTAACTTGCTAATGGTACCCCTGTTGATGCAGGACGGTCATTGTATCTCAaattcttttctattttgtccTCGAGGATTTCATATTCTATTGGGGGCACAGGGCTCTCCATACCAAATGGCTGTACAAGCATGTCCACAGTGTACACCACGAGTAAGTGATACACTCTTTCATTACCTCTTACTTTACATACTACATCAGTTTGTTATCATTCTAATTTTGAACACAATAAATTATGGGCAGATATGCTACACCATTCGGCTTAACTTCGGAATATGCGCACCCAGCCGAAATTTTGTTTCTCGGATTCGCCACAATTGTTGGTCCTGCCCTGACTGGCCCTCACTTGTTCACCCTATGGTTGTGGATGGTGTTGAGGGTGTTAGAGACAGTTGAAGCTCACAGTGGATACCATTTCCCATGGAGCCCATCGAATTTCCTGCCACTGTATGGAGGGTAAGTAGGCTCGAATGCATACCTATGGTATATGGATTCTATTCGTCCATTTAATAGATTGCATTTAACAGTGTTGTAAATATTTCCTCATGAGCAGCTCTGACTTCCATGACTACCATCATCGTTTGCTTTACACCAAGTCAGGGAACTACGCCTCTACTTTTGTTTACATGGACTGGTGAGTTTACATGGACTACCATCATCATTTGCTGTGTTGAATCTTGTCTTCCCTTTTACATGACATGTATCTTCATCATCTTGTGTTAGGTTGTTTGGCACGGACAAAGGTTATCGCAAGATAAAGGCCATCGAAGAGGAAGAAAGGAAGCATTTGTAAATTGTGAAGCAACTCTTTTTTTCTCTTGGTCAACTCATCGAAACTAGTTTTTGATCTGTTGTATTAATTGGTGGTAACATTGCCTTCATGGGAGGAGATAGATGGAGTTGGTTAATCCTAGGCACAGTCTGAAGTTCTGTCTTTCTTCCCATATTTGCTATCGTAATGTGATCATGTGTTGTCTAGGCCAACTTATATAATTTGTGATGAACTAAGTTTGTTGTGTGCTATTGCGGCTTGTTTGGAAGTACTGATACTTTGGCAGGCCAGAAGTAAATCTGAAGCAACAACAACTTGTCAGAATAGTTTTGTAAGTGGAGTAAAATAACCGAAATGCGATTCTTTTCTGTTATATTTTCCCCTTGCAAGTTCATCTTGGTATAGTTGCACGTTGAACGATACAACTGAATACTAATTCAAAACATATTGTAACTTTGTTTGCGTTGCGTATATCATAGCTTGGCTGCTATGGTGCGTCCGCCGTCGACGCAGATGACTTGGCCGGTGATGTACCCAGCGCCAGGCATGCAGAGGAATGCCACAACCGTGGCGACCTCGTGGGGCTTGCAGAAGCGTCGCATGGGCACCCGCGCTGTCTCCATGTCGGCGAGCTTTCGTGCCATGGCTGTGTCAGCGGCGAGCGTGGTGGCGGAGAAATCGGTTTCGACGCCGCCTGGCGCGACACAGTTGACACGGATGCTGTGCGTCGCCCACTCGGCGGCTAGGCTCCTGGCGAGCTGGTGCATGGCGCCCTTGGTGACGGAGTAGACTGACAGTGCCGGGTAGGCGATGTAGCCCGTGACGGAGGACATGTAAACCACGGAGGACGCTCCGGCTTGGCGGAGCAGCGGGTGCGCGAGCTGGGAGAGGTGGAAGCAGGGGTCGAAGTTTGTGGCCATGAGGTGGGCGTAGTCCTCTGGCGTGGTGCGGGCGGCCGGCTTGTAGAGGGACTGGCCGGCGTTGTTGACGAGGATGTGGAGCTTGCCGCCGAAGAGGTCGCGGACCGTGGCGACGAGGGCCTCCCTGTCGTGGCGGGCGGAGACGTCGCAGACGGAGGTGGTGATCAGGGTTTGTAGGCCCTTGCTCTGCCATCGCCGGCGGCATTTGTCCAGGTCGGCGGCGCTGCGGGAGCAGGTGTGCACCCTGGCGCCAAGATCGGCCAGCTCCTCCACGATCGCAAGCCTACACACGTTGTACACAATTCATTGATCGATATATTGAGAAGGTGGGACATCCAACTACAAAGAAACGGGCACCATTGAATCAAGAGTAGGAAGGCACGATACGATCATTTACCCAATGCCTTTGGTTCCTCCGGTGACGAGCGCCGTCATGCCGGCGAGGCTCCACCGGAGGCTCATCGTCTCCTCTGAAGAATCCGCCATGACGCCTGCCATCGATGTATGAATCTCCTACGGTCCTACGTAACTATGATCGATCGTTCAGTTCTCACTACAGCTAGCTAATTAGAGTAGGACAGTTCAAGTAGGTATataccgaattgaatttccgtatGCCAATGACCATCTATCTTGTTCTTAGTTAGTTAGTTACTATAGTTAGTATTGGATTCCCCTCCAGGAACGTACAACAGCCAGCAGACATAGATACTTACGATGCTTGCTGCCAGCTGCTTCTGTTGTTAGCCAGAGCATCTCTAACCGATCCCTTTTCTTTAATTTAGAGAACTTTCCCTCCCCTTTTCTTTTAGATTCTCGTATATAGTCCTCCAAATTTACCGCCGCAGAACCGATCCCCTATAACTTAGTGGACTTAATTCTGTTTTTTGCAAATCAAATGATTTGAACCAAAATACCGTTATTACAAACCGAAACAAATGTAATAAATCAAATAATTCATTATTACAAACCAAATTAAATGAAATAAATCAACATTTTCGAAATCAACACAACTTATTACCGAGGAGACGCTAGTGATGCTCAACAAGGTCAGCTTGTAGAGCATTATGTGCATCCTTGTTCTCGATGCTTTGATGCAATTCGAGGAACTTGTTAATCCCATTAAGATCCAAGCATTAACGAATTGAGAACCAAGCCTCAACGTCCGAAAATCTTCGTTCAAAATCATAAGCATGGCCATCTCCAAATCTTCatcttcatcgtcttcctcctctgacAAAGAATTTCGAAGATCATCTCTCTCAACCGCTTCATCTACAACCGGAGCGCCTCTCGGTCAAGCTCAGTGCCGAACAAAATGAAAACGAAAATGAGAACTCAATGCGGCATTGCGTCGAGTACCTCGGGTGCGCCGGAGGTGCACACAACAGCTGGCGCAGTAGGGTCGACGAGAAGCGGTGAGGCGACCGGCGGGACTACGCAACGACTAGGCTACCACGCAGCAGCTGCCCAATGCCCTCACTCTGGCCGCGCGACGACCATGAAACAAATCCACCACCGGAAGAAGCTCGTAGGGAAGAGGTAGTTGCCGTCATTTCTAGCAACGAACTGGTCATCAGCGGTCGATATACACGACCCCAATGCTCTGGCGACCTTTTTGGTAGAGAAATCAATCTCGTCGCGGCCAGGAACGAGCTTGAATTGGCGGCGGGGTCAAGCTCGATGCGGCGGCTCTTGTGGTCAATTCCGGCCACGACTAGCTCCGACGAGTGGGGTTTAGGAGGTGAATAAGTTTGCCGGTGTTTTGGGCTGGCGACAGAGGCTACTGGTGATCAGCGGTGAAAATGTTGGCCGGAATGTGGCAGCGGAGTGCAAAGGCTTTGCAACGGAGGGGAGGAGAATAATTTTAGTTGGGGTGGCCAGGGGCGAGCAAATTTGGGAGTCGCGGGAGCCGATTCCTAAAAAATAAAGTCCTCTAACTAGTTTGCGGCTTGGGCTAGGTGTGTTTTCGGCGGATATAGGAGATAGAGGAGAAAAGAAAGTTCTCTAAAAGCTTTGGGATCGGTTAGAGATGCTCCAATGCCTCTactataagggtaagagtgtaacaCGAACTGCCGCCACTAGTCACTAGCTACAAGGagtaaattccaaaaaaaaaaaaaaccacatTACAACTACAAGTTTAGAAAACCACCACTATTTGTATAAATTGCAAAAAAAATCACCGATATTGTGAGAATTCGTTGCAATGTGCATCGATTCACCAGCTTAACTGTGTTAACAAGAAATCTAACAGCGGATCCCACTGTCAAGTGTGGCGTGCAGTAAATGTGACGGCCGGGGACGACCAAAGTTAGATATCTAACTTTTAGAGAGGTTTATGTAAATTTTCGACGGACATCCAAGTAACGTCCTCACTTTTTCAGTTTTTTTCATCTTCCTTCAGAATCCCGCACTAGAAATGTGCAACCCATCACTGTTGGCGTCCTCTCTGGCTGTTGGCGCCGCCCCTCCCTGCCCCCGCATGTGTCCCGATAGATCCAACCTACGGGTAAAGCAAGAGAGTTCACATAATTCCTCTTCACTATCATCTATTGTTTGAAGATTTTCTTGGCTCCGGTCTTCGCGACCTCTTTCTTCCCGTGCTCTATCGACTCGTGCCTGAGCCGCATTATTCCTTGCGTCGCCTTCTCTTTGTATATTGCGAGCTACTGCCGCTGCCTGCCGAGGGCTATGTTGCCTTCTATTACGGCGTGGAGATCTTGTGGGTTGCTGAATGACTTCTCTGCCGGCTATTGCTGCCCCTATAACGCCGATACATGCCATATCAGTTTGATACAAAGATGCTCGGGGGTCGCCCTGAGGTGGCCTGGTTGCCATCAGGTACGCATGTGTCTCCATGTAAGCTGCTTCTGGCGTCTTGggcttccagcgatcccgccgaaattcgCACGGTATCGATTCAGAGACACCCTCCGGcatgacgtgcgcgacgaatcacacacgtgatgctagaggaattaacacgaacaacaggattacaatagagcccacaagaaacaaatatattacaacaacggcgACTCCAACGAGCCAAGATACAATATACaagatccgaatcatacagaaAATCAAATACGtctgagtacggacaagatacaaattggactaagagtcagtggcgtccataaccctgcccaggccaaaccggaagggtaaccttgctaacgtcgttctTCATCACACcggtcttcatacctgcccggctatgtcccaaagcagcaataagtacgggttcgtacttaacaagacttcaagacgtgtaacattcgtcaaccagtcgtcctttgtacttcaggcatgcaggggacttagaggacgcaagagaaaCGTTATAGGCAATATAGTGGGATTAagaggcagcgcgcaagcactaaaaacctatagagacactctacaacagtcgtccatcagagaaggtgagaaagcgcataactaacagttctatactctgcaaacataacccagccgatgtgttcccccatttgcaaaggaagtacttacaagggcactcacacggtggacaagttttattaggtaataGTTGTAGTGATGCTAAGTTATTAACAAATTATTAGCagcaacataaaggtgtaagttgttctatgatcaagccatacaatttcaagtcgtccataaccgcggacacaacTTATCGATAAGatatacaccctgcaggggttgcccaaatgtaaccatacgcatggtcGAACCCGCTTTATAAaggcggagtctcacaacaagaccgtttccaatgcaagagaaagtttaatgggagccacccaactaagctacccgtgacgaagtttggCTGTACTCCGAGATGGACTCAGAGGTTTgcgccggcggctaggcgtgcgaaccacacactttcgctaaacgtcccgcaaggtgtcgtcgtggtgaacagacagatgccatgggatggcttatcttggggccgaatggacgctagaggattcggggggagggtttttggtatGAACggagaggtttccggatggattcctcaagaacttggccttggccaaaggaagaagatgatgaactcaagaacaaggacatcactagatctctctatttcttcatcACAAGTGCATACAGGTTTGATCGTACCTCTCTCGTCGTGCCCGCgaagggctgtgccccctctccttatataggggagagggtggcttac
It includes:
- the LOC127294651 gene encoding very-long-chain aldehyde decarbonylase GL1-11 encodes the protein MAASPIDSAWESLIGNFSEFQLASVVTFVLHESVFFLSGIPSLLFERFGLFAKYKIQKKSNTPDYQNRCVLRLILYHVCVNLPVMILSYPAFKFMGLRSSLPLPHWTVIVSQILFYFVLEDFIFYWGHRALHTKWLYKHVHSVHHEYATPFGLTSEYAHPAEILFLGFATIVGPALTGPHLFTLWLWMVLRVLETVEAHSGYHFPWSPSNFLPLYGGSDFHDYHHRLLYTKSGNYASTFVYMDWLFGTDKGYRKIKAIEEEERKHL
- the LOC127348786 gene encoding tropinone reductase homolog At2g29290-like, with the protein product MAGVMADSSEETMSLRWSLAGMTALVTGGTKGIGLAIVEELADLGARVHTCSRSAADLDKCRRRWQSKGLQTLITTSVCDVSARHDREALVATVRDLFGGKLHILVNNAGQSLYKPAARTTPEDYAHLMATNFDPCFHLSQLAHPLLRQAGASSVVYMSSVTGYIAYPALSVYSVTKGAMHQLARSLAAEWATHSIRVNCVAPGGVETDFSATTLAADTAMARKLADMETARVPMRRFCKPHEVATVVAFLCMPGAGYITGQVICVDGGRTIAAKL